One Oncorhynchus clarkii lewisi isolate Uvic-CL-2024 chromosome 31, UVic_Ocla_1.0, whole genome shotgun sequence DNA segment encodes these proteins:
- the LOC139390586 gene encoding protocadherin alpha-C2-like isoform X1, giving the protein MDSRINGPSWRRYVSAFILLSAAMNTASAVTHYSIPEEMEEGSVVANLAADLGLDMKTLSKRKMRLDVIAGKKYLEVNKETGELYIVENMDREYLCSSKTATTCFLKMEVIIENPVRIFNIELEIVDINDNAPRFRRDIINLDISESTPAGERFSLSNAIDPDVGTNSVKTYHISESDHFDIEIQTGRDGSKFADLILKKALNREEHAVHNLILTAVDGGVPARSGTANIIVRVLDTNDNAPQFDKDSYNINIMENSPIGSLVVKLNATDLDEGINSVIVYSYSLYTSEKTHETFNLNPNNGEITVKEMINYEDFRIYDMEVIATDKGTNSLSGQCKITILVTDMNDNHPEISIKSYQSPIKEDIAVDTVIAVVSVSDKDSGENGIVDIHIADELPFSLRENSDNYYELVVSEPLDREKVPEYDITFTVTDRGSPPLSDNETMTLELLDVNDNVPQFPQSFYTIPVMENNAPGALLSSLTAFDPDLHENQYLVYFIIEKEIVNTSISMLFSINPENGNLYALKTFDYEIEKEFLFHIEARDSGVLPLSSNVTVHIIIVDQNDNTPVIVSPWRMHGSVVEEKIPRSTDKGSLVSKVIAIDTDSVQNSRITYQFLQVTDATLFSLDQYNGDIRTMRMFSYRDPRHQRLVVIAKDNGEPALSATVTIKLSTVETAVKAYSDMTEVPLEYDIFSDLNLYLVIGLGSVSFLLLITILVTCVLKCQKPMPSKAAPPSRNSVISERNSTIADSTLVSNDAYWYSMFLAETRKGKLVVRQPVPKAGSRYIVSSLPRSTGLTETSESAASTLQGSTTTGSGSSSS; this is encoded by the coding sequence ATGGATTCGCGTATTAATGGACCGTCCTGGAGAAGGTACGTCTCGGCCTTTATTCTTCTCTCTGCAGCCATGAATACGGCGTCTGCTGTTACTCACTATTCTATTCCCGAGGAAATGGAGGAAGGATCCGTTGTTGCTAATTTAGCTGCTGATTTGGGACTAGATATGAAAACCTTGAGCAAACGCAAGATGCGGTTAGATGTCATCGCCGGTAAGAAATATCTTGAGGTGAACAAAGAGACGGGGGAGCTGTATATTGTTGAAAATATGGACAGGGAATACCTCTGTAGTTCTAAAACAGCTACAACTTGTTTTCTAAAAATGGAGGTAATCATTGAAAATCCAGTTCGGATATTTAACATAGAATTGGAAATCGTTGATATAAATGACAACGCGCCACGTTTTCGTAGAGATATCATAAACCTAGATATTTCTGAATCGACCCCAGCCGGGGAGCGTTTTTCTCTAAGCAATGCAATTGACCCCGATGTGGGCACGAATTCTGTAAAAACCTACCACATCAGTGAAAGTGATCATTTTGATATTGAAATTCAGACCGGGAGGGATGGATCGAAGTTTGCCGATTTGATACTGAAAAAGGCTTTAAACCGAGAGGAGCACGCCGTTCATAACCTAATACTCACCGCTGTAGATGGTGGAGTCCCCGCGCGCTCTGGTACAGCCAACATAATTGTTCGTGTCCTGGACACAAATGATAATGCCCCTCAGTTCGACAAAGAttcatataatataaatataatggaAAACTCTCCAATAGGAAGCCTTGTGGTTAAATTGAATGCAACAGACTTAGATGAGGGTATCAATTCGGTAATAGTATATTCATATAGTTTGTATACATcagagaaaacacatgaaacgttCAATTTAAACCCCAATAACGGAGAAATAACGGTGAAAGAAATGATCAATTATGAAGACTTCAGGATCTATGATATGGAAGTCATAGCAACTGATAAGGGAACCAACTCATTGTCAGGTCAGTGTAAAATAACTATTCTAGTGACGGATATGAATGACAATCATCCTGAAATAtcaatcaaatcatatcaaagtCCCATAAAGGAGGATATAGCGGTAGACACGGTGATAGCAGTTGTCAGTGTCAGCGATAAAGATTCAGGTGAAAATGGTATTGTCGATATCCATATTGCGGATGAATTACCTTTTTCACTAAGAGAGAATTCCGATAACTATTATGAGTTAGTAGTATCAGAACCTCTCGACCGTGAGAAGGTCCCAGAATATGACATAACTTTTACCGTAACAGACAGGGGTTCCCCTCCGCTATCTGACAATGAAACGATGACTTTAGAACTACTAGACGTTAACGACAACGTTCCACAGTTCCCCCAGTCGTTCTACACTATTCCCGTTATGGAGAATAACGCGCCTGGGGCCTTGCTAAGTTCCCTCACTGCGTTTGATCCAGACCTCCATGAAAACCAGTATCTAGTTTATTTCATCATAGAGAAGGAGATAGTGAACACCTCCATTTCCATGCTGTTTTCCATCAATCCGGAGAACGGTAATCTTTACGCACTAAAGACGTTTGACTATGAGATAGAGAAAGAGTTCCTTTTCCACATTGAGGCCAGAGACTCTGGTGTTCTTCCGCTCAGCAGTAATGTGACTGTCCACATCATCATTGTTGATCAGAATGACAACACCCCGGTCATAGTCTCTCCGTGGCGCATGCACGGCTCCGTGGTGGAGGAAAAGATTCCCAGATCCACTGATAAAGGATCCCTGGTCTCCAAGGTGATAGCCATAGACACGGACTCGGTCCAGAACTCTCGGATTACATACCAGTTTCTACAGGTTACTGACGCCACCTTATTCAGTCTGGACCAATACAATGGAGATATCCGGACCATGAGAATGTTCAGTTACAGAGATCCGCGTCATCAACGGCTGGTTGTCATCGCCAAGGACAACGGGGAACCTGCTCTGTCTGCTACAGTTACCATCAAGCTGTCAACAGTGGAGACTGCCGTTAAAGCCTACTCTGACATGACTGAAGTGCCTCTAGAATATGACATATTTTCAGACTTAAACCTGTATTTGGTGATCGGCTTGGGCTCGGTGTCCTTTCTGTTATTGATCACCATATTGGTCACCTGTGTGCTGAAGTGTCAGAAACCGATGCCCAGCAAAGCGGCTCCTCCCAGTAGGAACAGCGTGATCAGCGAGAGGAACTCGACCATCGCAGATTCCACCTTGGTATCCAACGATGCCTACTGGTACAGTATGTTTCTAGCAGAGACCAGGAAAGGAAAGCTGGTAGTCAGACAGCCTGTGCCAAAGGCGGGCTCCAGATACATTGTGTCCAGTTTACCAAGGAGCACCGGCCTGACAGAGACTAGCGAATCAGCAGCCTCTACTCTGCAG
- the LOC139390586 gene encoding protocadherin alpha-C2-like isoform X2: protein MDSRINGPSWRRYVSAFILLSAAMNTASAVTHYSIPEEMEEGSVVANLAADLGLDMKTLSKRKMRLDVIAGKKYLEVNKETGELYIVENMDREYLCSSKTATTCFLKMEVIIENPVRIFNIELEIVDINDNAPRFRRDIINLDISESTPAGERFSLSNAIDPDVGTNSVKTYHISESDHFDIEIQTGRDGSKFADLILKKALNREEHAVHNLILTAVDGGVPARSGTANIIVRVLDTNDNAPQFDKDSYNINIMENSPIGSLVVKLNATDLDEGINSVIVYSYSLYTSEKTHETFNLNPNNGEITVKEMINYEDFRIYDMEVIATDKGTNSLSGQCKITILVTDMNDNHPEISIKSYQSPIKEDIAVDTVIAVVSVSDKDSGENGIVDIHIADELPFSLRENSDNYYELVVSEPLDREKVPEYDITFTVTDRGSPPLSDNETMTLELLDVNDNVPQFPQSFYTIPVMENNAPGALLSSLTAFDPDLHENQYLVYFIIEKEIVNTSISMLFSINPENGNLYALKTFDYEIEKEFLFHIEARDSGVLPLSSNVTVHIIIVDQNDNTPVIVSPWRMHGSVVEEKIPRSTDKGSLVSKVIAIDTDSVQNSRITYQFLQVTDATLFSLDQYNGDIRTMRMFSYRDPRHQRLVVIAKDNGEPALSATVTIKLSTVETAVKAYSDMTEVPLEYDIFSDLNLYLVIGLGSVSFLLLITILVTCVLKCQKPMPSKAAPPSRNSVISERNSTIADSTLVSNDAYWYSMFLAETRKGKLVVRQPVPKAGSRYIVSSLPRSTGLTETSESAASTLQYPK from the coding sequence ATGGATTCGCGTATTAATGGACCGTCCTGGAGAAGGTACGTCTCGGCCTTTATTCTTCTCTCTGCAGCCATGAATACGGCGTCTGCTGTTACTCACTATTCTATTCCCGAGGAAATGGAGGAAGGATCCGTTGTTGCTAATTTAGCTGCTGATTTGGGACTAGATATGAAAACCTTGAGCAAACGCAAGATGCGGTTAGATGTCATCGCCGGTAAGAAATATCTTGAGGTGAACAAAGAGACGGGGGAGCTGTATATTGTTGAAAATATGGACAGGGAATACCTCTGTAGTTCTAAAACAGCTACAACTTGTTTTCTAAAAATGGAGGTAATCATTGAAAATCCAGTTCGGATATTTAACATAGAATTGGAAATCGTTGATATAAATGACAACGCGCCACGTTTTCGTAGAGATATCATAAACCTAGATATTTCTGAATCGACCCCAGCCGGGGAGCGTTTTTCTCTAAGCAATGCAATTGACCCCGATGTGGGCACGAATTCTGTAAAAACCTACCACATCAGTGAAAGTGATCATTTTGATATTGAAATTCAGACCGGGAGGGATGGATCGAAGTTTGCCGATTTGATACTGAAAAAGGCTTTAAACCGAGAGGAGCACGCCGTTCATAACCTAATACTCACCGCTGTAGATGGTGGAGTCCCCGCGCGCTCTGGTACAGCCAACATAATTGTTCGTGTCCTGGACACAAATGATAATGCCCCTCAGTTCGACAAAGAttcatataatataaatataatggaAAACTCTCCAATAGGAAGCCTTGTGGTTAAATTGAATGCAACAGACTTAGATGAGGGTATCAATTCGGTAATAGTATATTCATATAGTTTGTATACATcagagaaaacacatgaaacgttCAATTTAAACCCCAATAACGGAGAAATAACGGTGAAAGAAATGATCAATTATGAAGACTTCAGGATCTATGATATGGAAGTCATAGCAACTGATAAGGGAACCAACTCATTGTCAGGTCAGTGTAAAATAACTATTCTAGTGACGGATATGAATGACAATCATCCTGAAATAtcaatcaaatcatatcaaagtCCCATAAAGGAGGATATAGCGGTAGACACGGTGATAGCAGTTGTCAGTGTCAGCGATAAAGATTCAGGTGAAAATGGTATTGTCGATATCCATATTGCGGATGAATTACCTTTTTCACTAAGAGAGAATTCCGATAACTATTATGAGTTAGTAGTATCAGAACCTCTCGACCGTGAGAAGGTCCCAGAATATGACATAACTTTTACCGTAACAGACAGGGGTTCCCCTCCGCTATCTGACAATGAAACGATGACTTTAGAACTACTAGACGTTAACGACAACGTTCCACAGTTCCCCCAGTCGTTCTACACTATTCCCGTTATGGAGAATAACGCGCCTGGGGCCTTGCTAAGTTCCCTCACTGCGTTTGATCCAGACCTCCATGAAAACCAGTATCTAGTTTATTTCATCATAGAGAAGGAGATAGTGAACACCTCCATTTCCATGCTGTTTTCCATCAATCCGGAGAACGGTAATCTTTACGCACTAAAGACGTTTGACTATGAGATAGAGAAAGAGTTCCTTTTCCACATTGAGGCCAGAGACTCTGGTGTTCTTCCGCTCAGCAGTAATGTGACTGTCCACATCATCATTGTTGATCAGAATGACAACACCCCGGTCATAGTCTCTCCGTGGCGCATGCACGGCTCCGTGGTGGAGGAAAAGATTCCCAGATCCACTGATAAAGGATCCCTGGTCTCCAAGGTGATAGCCATAGACACGGACTCGGTCCAGAACTCTCGGATTACATACCAGTTTCTACAGGTTACTGACGCCACCTTATTCAGTCTGGACCAATACAATGGAGATATCCGGACCATGAGAATGTTCAGTTACAGAGATCCGCGTCATCAACGGCTGGTTGTCATCGCCAAGGACAACGGGGAACCTGCTCTGTCTGCTACAGTTACCATCAAGCTGTCAACAGTGGAGACTGCCGTTAAAGCCTACTCTGACATGACTGAAGTGCCTCTAGAATATGACATATTTTCAGACTTAAACCTGTATTTGGTGATCGGCTTGGGCTCGGTGTCCTTTCTGTTATTGATCACCATATTGGTCACCTGTGTGCTGAAGTGTCAGAAACCGATGCCCAGCAAAGCGGCTCCTCCCAGTAGGAACAGCGTGATCAGCGAGAGGAACTCGACCATCGCAGATTCCACCTTGGTATCCAACGATGCCTACTGGTACAGTATGTTTCTAGCAGAGACCAGGAAAGGAAAGCTGGTAGTCAGACAGCCTGTGCCAAAGGCGGGCTCCAGATACATTGTGTCCAGTTTACCAAGGAGCACCGGCCTGACAGAGACTAGCGAATCAGCAGCCTCTACTCTGCAG